One window of Futiania mangrovi genomic DNA carries:
- a CDS encoding DMT family transporter: MSTPPPAKMTVAAPVPPAASPPPAQARPLEGILWMLLTMFLFTTMDSVGKELQQRHEVVQVVWARYFFHVLLLAIVMHRHLPGMMRTRAPVLQVTRSALLLVTTLLFYMGLRSLQVAEASSIMFLTPLIVTALAVPLLGEKVGWRRWASILVGFVGALIIVRPGSGALGIAALFVMAGATSNALYHITTRKVSLVDSPWTTLAHTGTVGVVVTTCAVPFFWTEPSAGDWALFVLMGAIGVTSQFALIRALTVAGASTVAPFSYSTLIWATMWGYLLFGDLPDAQTLTGALIIVASGLYVYHRERVRTGR; encoded by the coding sequence GTGAGCACGCCCCCACCCGCGAAGATGACGGTCGCGGCGCCGGTCCCCCCGGCGGCGTCGCCGCCGCCGGCGCAGGCGCGTCCGCTCGAGGGCATCCTGTGGATGCTGCTGACCATGTTCCTGTTCACCACCATGGACTCGGTGGGCAAGGAGCTGCAGCAGCGCCACGAGGTCGTGCAGGTGGTGTGGGCGCGCTATTTCTTCCACGTCCTGCTGCTCGCCATCGTGATGCACCGCCATCTGCCGGGCATGATGCGGACGAGGGCGCCGGTTCTGCAGGTCACGCGCTCGGCGCTGCTGCTCGTCACCACGCTGCTGTTCTACATGGGCCTTCGCTCGCTCCAGGTGGCAGAGGCGTCGTCGATCATGTTCCTCACGCCGCTGATCGTGACGGCGCTGGCGGTCCCGCTTCTGGGAGAGAAGGTGGGCTGGCGGCGCTGGGCCTCCATCCTCGTCGGTTTCGTGGGCGCGCTCATCATCGTGCGGCCGGGCAGCGGCGCGCTGGGGATCGCCGCCCTGTTCGTGATGGCGGGGGCGACGTCGAACGCGCTCTACCACATCACGACCCGCAAGGTCTCGCTGGTGGACAGCCCGTGGACGACGCTCGCGCATACCGGGACGGTCGGCGTCGTGGTGACGACGTGCGCGGTCCCGTTCTTCTGGACCGAGCCGTCTGCTGGCGACTGGGCCCTGTTCGTCCTGATGGGCGCGATCGGCGTGACCAGCCAGTTCGCGCTGATCCGCGCATTGACGGTCGCGGGTGCCTCGACGGTTGCGCCCTTTTCCTATTCGACGCTCATCTGGGCGACCATGTGGGGCTATCTGCTGTTCGGCGACCTGCCGGATGCGCAAACGCTGACCGGTGCGTTGATCATCGTGGCCAGCGGGCTCTATGTGTATCATCGTGAACGGGTCAGGACGGGACGCTGA
- the rimO gene encoding 30S ribosomal protein S12 methylthiotransferase RimO has product MARTAKAAPTVGIVSLGCPKALVDSERILTRLRAEGYDISPDYQGADAVIVNTCGFLDSARAESLDAIGEALKENGKVIVTGCLGAEENVIRGAHPNVLAVTGPHQYEAVMEAVHSAVPPRHDPFVDLVPEAGVRLTPRHYAYLKISEGCNNSCSFCIIPSMRGKLASRPVHLVLREAEKLAEAGVRELLVISQDTSAYGVDLKYEPHVWGGRERRTRFFDLAEALGELDVWVRLHYVYPYPHVDEVIGLMASGHVLPYLDIPFQHASPDVLRAMRRPAAQEKTLSRIHRWRAECPELAIRSSFIVGFPGETEADFQMLLDWLEEAELDRVGCFKFEPVEGAAANDLPGAVPEEVKQERFERFMEVAEAVSARRLEARVGMETEVLVDAVTEEGAVARSKWDAPEIDGVVHLPGGSDLEPGDLVAVRILATDGHDLIAGPILAGEDAADDDWDL; this is encoded by the coding sequence ATGGCCCGCACCGCCAAAGCCGCCCCGACCGTGGGCATCGTCAGCCTCGGCTGCCCCAAGGCGCTCGTCGACAGTGAGCGGATCCTGACGCGGCTGCGGGCCGAAGGCTATGACATCAGCCCGGACTACCAGGGCGCCGACGCCGTGATCGTCAACACCTGCGGTTTCCTCGACAGCGCGCGTGCGGAAAGCCTCGACGCGATCGGCGAGGCGCTCAAGGAAAACGGCAAGGTAATCGTGACGGGCTGCCTGGGGGCGGAGGAGAACGTCATCCGCGGCGCCCATCCGAACGTGTTGGCGGTCACGGGGCCGCACCAGTACGAGGCGGTGATGGAGGCCGTACATTCCGCGGTGCCGCCGCGCCACGATCCCTTCGTGGACCTCGTCCCGGAAGCCGGCGTGCGGCTGACGCCGCGGCATTACGCCTATCTGAAGATTTCCGAGGGCTGCAACAATTCGTGCTCCTTCTGCATCATCCCGTCGATGCGGGGCAAGCTGGCGAGCCGCCCGGTCCATCTCGTGCTGCGCGAGGCGGAAAAGCTGGCCGAGGCAGGCGTGCGCGAGCTGCTGGTGATCAGCCAGGACACCAGCGCCTACGGCGTCGACCTGAAGTACGAGCCCCACGTCTGGGGCGGGCGGGAGCGGCGGACGCGGTTCTTCGACCTGGCGGAAGCGCTGGGCGAACTCGATGTCTGGGTGCGCCTTCACTATGTCTATCCCTATCCGCACGTGGACGAGGTGATCGGCCTGATGGCATCCGGTCACGTGCTGCCCTATCTCGACATCCCGTTCCAGCACGCGAGCCCCGATGTGCTGCGCGCGATGCGCCGCCCGGCTGCGCAGGAAAAGACGCTCTCCCGCATCCACCGCTGGCGCGCGGAGTGCCCGGAACTGGCGATCCGGTCGAGCTTCATCGTCGGCTTCCCCGGCGAGACCGAGGCCGACTTCCAGATGCTGCTCGACTGGCTGGAGGAAGCCGAACTCGACCGCGTCGGGTGCTTCAAGTTCGAGCCGGTCGAGGGGGCGGCGGCCAACGACCTGCCGGGTGCGGTGCCGGAGGAGGTCAAGCAGGAGCGGTTCGAGCGCTTCATGGAGGTCGCCGAGGCCGTGAGCGCGCGGCGGCTGGAGGCCCGTGTCGGCATGGAGACCGAAGTGCTGGTCGACGCGGTGACCGAGGAGGGCGCGGTCGCGCGATCGAAGTGGGACGCGCCGGAGATCGACGGCGTCGTTCACCTGCCGGGGGGCTCGGACCTCGAGCCGGGCGACCTAGTGGCCGTACGCATCCTCGCGACGGATGGGCACGACCTGATCGCGGGGCCGATCCTCGCCGGCGAGGACGCAGCCGACGACGATTGGGATCTCTGA
- a CDS encoding DUF11 domain-containing protein: MSIGEQRASSGDGCGILPAVRLCVRALACGLGMLSGMLAGTGGAAAQLAVDDAASTAQMQAALTGPNITLQNLSAITGAAHQYGIFTGGASANRPGAVVGIADGLFLSTGAGNQTAPDRLNNAAGPHNTILGANSGGGVSYDNGRIYFDADLRALDLLAVYDPAILQVDATPQGNILQVRFVYAGEDYPEYVCSQFRDVFGIFVTGVFTPGGAEETRNLALVPGTNTPVSINSVNPGQPGQFGSAGNCPINNTALYVDNGDGSRPNQHRNLQFDGLTLPITAQTQVVPGQTYRIKLAIADSVDRFWDSAVFIDEISSSAADPADLSLTLAAAIQPPAIGESVPVTVTVSNAGPGATSGVGVSVAVPAGLTLLGHDGGPAYASGTGLWTVGTLAAGGSATLTLHLAAERTGPHAVEAEIVTSSAFDPDSTPGNAVAQPGEDDSATLDLTPLPESTAALPAPVCGLPLDALEWRNTNWPRGDAAASFTKTSANGGDPVTFDFAFTGATGLFTNNRPDDTWSTRNGEGGAYRSLDVWFDPPDKTQDHAITLTITLSRPIADLRFTLFDLDRAFEGVERSRVEAVEVTGSSAGGAVAPVLRAVGVSAAATGNRAFGLASVATAANNVEAAFPAPVDSVTIVFRSADTSPGNPDRHDLALGTIFWCAETLSQAALTVAQTVEVYDPGVLGLKALPGTDMLLTIRVENAGPGATDTDSVVLVGAVPPDVMFFNGDMDDAGPETGPVAFVDAGSGLVCCGGPGDLAYSDGSPTVFTYVPQPGYDPQVRYIRFHPKGAMAGNGGTPPAFELRYRAQVR; the protein is encoded by the coding sequence ATGAGCATCGGGGAACAGCGCGCATCGTCCGGGGACGGATGCGGGATCCTGCCTGCCGTCCGGCTTTGCGTCCGCGCGCTGGCCTGCGGGCTTGGGATGCTGTCCGGGATGCTCGCGGGGACGGGCGGCGCGGCGGCGCAGCTTGCGGTCGACGATGCCGCCTCCACCGCGCAGATGCAGGCCGCATTGACCGGTCCGAATATCACGCTGCAGAACCTGAGTGCGATCACCGGGGCCGCGCACCAATACGGGATCTTCACGGGCGGCGCGTCGGCCAATCGGCCGGGGGCTGTCGTCGGCATCGCCGATGGCCTCTTCCTGAGCACGGGTGCCGGAAACCAGACGGCGCCGGACCGGCTGAACAATGCCGCGGGCCCTCACAACACCATCCTTGGGGCGAACTCCGGCGGCGGCGTCTCCTACGACAACGGCCGGATCTATTTCGACGCGGACCTGCGCGCGCTCGACCTTCTCGCGGTCTACGATCCCGCCATCCTGCAGGTGGATGCGACGCCGCAGGGCAACATCCTGCAGGTGCGCTTCGTCTACGCGGGCGAAGACTATCCGGAATATGTCTGCAGCCAGTTTCGCGACGTGTTCGGCATCTTCGTGACCGGCGTGTTCACGCCCGGAGGGGCGGAGGAGACGCGCAACCTCGCCCTCGTTCCCGGAACGAACACGCCCGTGTCGATCAACAGCGTCAATCCGGGCCAACCGGGCCAGTTCGGCAGCGCCGGCAATTGCCCGATCAACAACACCGCGCTCTATGTCGACAATGGCGACGGCTCCCGGCCCAACCAGCACCGCAATCTGCAGTTCGACGGGCTGACGCTGCCCATCACGGCGCAAACGCAGGTCGTGCCTGGCCAGACCTACCGGATCAAGCTGGCCATCGCGGACAGCGTCGACCGCTTCTGGGATTCCGCCGTCTTCATCGACGAGATCTCCTCGTCCGCGGCCGATCCGGCGGACCTGTCTCTGACGCTCGCCGCAGCGATTCAGCCCCCCGCAATCGGCGAAAGCGTGCCCGTGACCGTCACGGTTTCCAACGCAGGGCCGGGCGCGACGTCCGGTGTCGGCGTTTCGGTGGCTGTGCCGGCTGGACTGACGCTGCTCGGCCATGACGGCGGCCCGGCCTATGCGTCCGGTACCGGCCTCTGGACCGTGGGGACGCTCGCGGCAGGCGGGAGCGCCACGCTGACGCTCCATCTGGCGGCAGAGCGGACGGGGCCACATGCGGTCGAGGCCGAGATCGTGACCTCCTCGGCCTTCGACCCGGATTCGACGCCCGGGAATGCCGTTGCACAACCGGGCGAGGACGACAGTGCCACGCTCGATCTGACGCCGTTGCCGGAGTCGACTGCGGCGCTGCCTGCACCGGTGTGCGGGCTGCCGCTCGACGCGCTCGAGTGGCGCAACACCAACTGGCCGCGCGGGGATGCCGCTGCGAGCTTCACGAAAACCAGTGCGAACGGCGGGGATCCCGTCACGTTCGACTTCGCGTTCACCGGCGCGACCGGGCTCTTTACCAACAACCGGCCCGACGACACGTGGAGCACCCGCAACGGCGAGGGCGGGGCCTATCGTTCGCTCGACGTCTGGTTCGATCCGCCCGACAAGACGCAGGATCACGCCATCACGCTGACGATCACGCTGAGCCGGCCCATCGCCGACTTGCGGTTCACGCTGTTCGACCTCGACCGCGCCTTCGAGGGCGTGGAACGCAGCCGCGTGGAAGCCGTTGAAGTCACGGGCAGCAGCGCCGGAGGCGCAGTTGCCCCCGTTCTTCGGGCGGTAGGGGTATCGGCCGCCGCCACGGGGAACCGGGCCTTTGGCCTCGCCAGCGTCGCAACGGCCGCGAACAATGTGGAGGCGGCGTTCCCGGCCCCTGTCGACAGCGTCACCATCGTCTTCCGAAGCGCCGACACGAGCCCCGGCAATCCCGACAGGCACGACCTCGCGCTCGGCACGATCTTCTGGTGTGCGGAGACGCTCAGCCAGGCCGCGCTGACCGTGGCCCAGACCGTCGAGGTGTACGATCCCGGCGTGCTGGGGCTCAAGGCGTTGCCCGGAACCGACATGCTGCTAACCATCCGGGTCGAGAACGCGGGCCCGGGCGCCACCGATACCGACAGTGTCGTGCTTGTCGGCGCAGTCCCGCCGGACGTCATGTTCTTCAACGGGGACATGGACGATGCAGGGCCGGAAACCGGGCCGGTTGCGTTCGTGGACGCGGGCAGCGGTCTCGTTTGCTGTGGCGGGCCGGGCGATCTGGCCTACTCGGACGGTTCGCCCACAGTGTTCACCTATGTACCCCAGCCGGGATACGACCCGCAGGTGCGCTACATCCGGTTTCACCCCAAGGGCGCGATGGCCGGAAACGGGGGTACCCCGCCGGCCTTCGAGCTCAGGTACCGGGCGCAGGTCCGCTAA
- a CDS encoding alpha/beta fold hydrolase: MDVRVDGRVARAATGGIPAAADAPVLVFIHGAGMDGSVWLFQTRHFARLGFRVLAVDLPDHGHSEGPVLSSIGEMGDWLVRFLDAAGVEKATLAGHSMGSLIALDVAARYPGRVSGIALLGTSSSMQVHPDLVAAAEANAPLAPELVTDWGFGTRAHIGSHPQPGLWVMGGGLAVLMNSRPGVLANDLKACAAFGDALARAAAVACPALVLIGDGDRMTPPKAGRAVADALAGAAVEVRTIADCGHMIMDEKPFETAHALRAFLGA; this comes from the coding sequence ATGGACGTGCGCGTCGACGGAAGGGTTGCCCGCGCTGCGACCGGGGGGATTCCGGCCGCCGCGGATGCGCCGGTCCTCGTCTTCATTCACGGTGCAGGCATGGACGGCAGCGTCTGGCTGTTCCAGACCCGTCATTTCGCCCGGCTGGGATTCCGAGTGCTCGCCGTCGACCTGCCGGACCATGGCCATTCGGAAGGGCCGGTCCTGAGCAGCATCGGAGAGATGGGCGACTGGCTGGTCCGCTTCCTCGACGCCGCGGGCGTCGAGAAGGCAACGCTCGCCGGGCATTCCATGGGCTCGCTGATCGCGCTCGACGTGGCCGCGCGCTACCCCGGCCGGGTGAGCGGTATCGCGTTGCTCGGCACCTCGTCCTCCATGCAGGTGCACCCCGACCTCGTGGCGGCGGCGGAAGCGAACGCGCCGCTGGCGCCCGAACTGGTCACCGACTGGGGTTTCGGGACGCGCGCACACATCGGCAGCCACCCGCAGCCGGGACTCTGGGTGATGGGCGGCGGCCTCGCCGTGCTCATGAACTCCCGGCCGGGCGTGCTCGCCAACGATCTGAAGGCCTGCGCGGCCTTCGGCGATGCGCTGGCGCGCGCCGCGGCGGTCGCCTGCCCTGCGCTCGTGCTCATCGGCGACGGCGACCGCATGACGCCTCCAAAGGCGGGACGCGCGGTTGCCGACGCGCTCGCCGGCGCGGCCGTGGAGGTGCGCACCATCGCCGATTGCGGCCACATGATCATGGACGAAAAGCCCTTCGAGACGGCACACGCATTGCGCGCATTTCTGGGCGCATAG
- a CDS encoding O-acetylhomoserine aminocarboxypropyltransferase: MVAPKFLKPETLALHAGQRPDPATGARAVPIYQTTSYVFENADTAAALYNLELPGHVYSRISNPTVAVLEERIAALEGGVGAVATASGMGALHLAIATLMGQGGHIVASRALYGGSVYLLAHTLPRFGITTTFVDPSDPAAFRDAIRPETRLVFGEVLGNPKLAVMDVPAVAEVAHAAGVPLMLDGTFTPPPMFQAFDHGADLVMHSVTKFMGGHGIAVGGAIVDAGRFDWERDGRFPTLSEPYAGYAGLDFAEEFGPIAFLMRARGEGLRDFGAVMSPQTAFYLLQGLETLPLRLARHQENARKVIDFLKGAEGVAWVSYPELEDHPGHAVAKRLLPKGCGSIFTFGIAGGRKAGATFVERLRLVSHLANVGDAKTLAIHPASTTHQQLTAEQLDAAGIGEEMIRLSIGLEDPDDIIDDIRQALRASQKEAR, translated from the coding sequence ATGGTCGCGCCGAAGTTCCTGAAACCGGAGACGCTCGCCTTGCACGCGGGCCAGCGCCCGGACCCCGCGACAGGTGCGCGCGCGGTGCCGATCTACCAGACGACCTCCTATGTGTTCGAGAACGCGGATACGGCCGCGGCGCTCTACAATCTCGAACTTCCGGGCCACGTCTACAGCCGCATCTCCAACCCGACGGTCGCTGTGCTGGAGGAGCGGATCGCCGCGCTGGAAGGCGGCGTCGGTGCGGTCGCGACCGCCAGCGGCATGGGTGCGCTGCACCTCGCCATCGCCACGCTGATGGGGCAGGGCGGGCACATTGTCGCCTCGCGCGCGCTCTATGGCGGCTCGGTCTATCTGCTCGCCCACACGCTGCCGCGCTTCGGCATCACGACGACCTTCGTCGACCCCTCCGACCCGGCGGCGTTCCGCGACGCGATCCGGCCGGAGACGCGGCTCGTGTTCGGGGAGGTGCTGGGCAACCCGAAGCTCGCGGTCATGGACGTGCCCGCCGTCGCCGAGGTCGCGCACGCGGCGGGCGTGCCGCTGATGCTTGACGGCACCTTCACGCCGCCGCCCATGTTCCAGGCGTTCGACCATGGGGCGGACCTCGTCATGCATTCGGTGACGAAGTTCATGGGCGGCCACGGCATCGCGGTCGGCGGGGCCATCGTGGACGCGGGCCGCTTCGACTGGGAAAGGGACGGCAGGTTCCCGACGCTGAGCGAGCCCTACGCGGGCTATGCCGGCCTCGACTTCGCGGAGGAGTTCGGCCCCATCGCCTTCCTGATGCGCGCGCGCGGCGAGGGCCTGCGCGATTTCGGCGCGGTGATGTCGCCGCAGACCGCCTTCTACCTGCTGCAGGGACTGGAGACGCTGCCGCTCCGCCTGGCCCGCCACCAGGAGAACGCGCGCAAGGTGATCGACTTCCTGAAAGGGGCCGAGGGCGTCGCCTGGGTCAGCTATCCGGAGCTTGAGGACCATCCCGGCCACGCGGTGGCGAAACGCCTGCTGCCCAAGGGCTGCGGGTCGATCTTCACCTTCGGCATCGCGGGCGGGCGCAAGGCGGGGGCGACGTTCGTGGAGCGGCTGCGCCTCGTCTCGCACCTCGCCAACGTCGGCGACGCCAAGACGCTCGCCATTCACCCGGCCTCGACCACGCACCAGCAGCTGACCGCGGAGCAACTGGACGCCGCCGGGATCGGGGAGGAGATGATCCGCCTCTCCATCGGGCTCGAGGACCCCGACGACATCATCGACGACATCCGCCAGGCGCTGCGCGCCAGCCAGAAGGAGGCCCGCTGA
- a CDS encoding 3-hydroxyacyl-CoA dehydrogenase family protein — protein sequence MAREIRSVAVIGGGTMGGGIAGAVAQAGFPVLLLESSRERAEKALDRIVNGRPPAVDDADAAARIAIGTVDEDLGKLADYDWVCEAIVEDLAAKRALFGKIEPLRKPGSVVSTNTSGIPLRTISEGMPESFRRDVCVTHYFNPVKVMKLLELVPDTDTDPEVIEALAAFNRAHLGKGVVFAKDTVNFIGNRIGCFWMLSGLHKAKAALKAGLTQETIDALMGRPVGLPSTGLYGLIDLIGLDIMDLVGKNLSVNLPEGDAGRAFTALPHAEQAMLARGQLGRKTGAGFYRMLKAEDGSRRKETFDLTTETWREAEDAALTAPNDHAETLLFAETDEGRFAWDLMGGTLAYAADLVPEISDDIVNIDRAMRWGFSWGKGPFELMDAVGPAKIAARIEAEGRPLPAMLQVLKNEGGETFYGDGGASFLGRDGVRRPVPQE from the coding sequence ATGGCACGCGAGATCAGGTCGGTGGCGGTGATCGGCGGCGGCACCATGGGCGGCGGCATCGCCGGGGCCGTGGCGCAGGCGGGCTTCCCGGTCCTTCTGCTGGAATCGAGCCGGGAACGCGCGGAAAAGGCGCTCGACCGCATCGTCAACGGACGCCCGCCCGCGGTCGACGACGCGGACGCAGCCGCCCGCATCGCCATCGGCACGGTGGACGAGGATCTGGGCAAGCTCGCGGACTACGACTGGGTGTGCGAGGCGATCGTCGAGGACCTGGCCGCCAAGCGCGCGCTCTTCGGGAAGATCGAGCCGTTGCGCAAGCCCGGCTCGGTCGTCTCCACCAACACCTCCGGCATCCCGCTGCGCACCATCTCGGAAGGCATGCCGGAAAGCTTCCGGCGCGACGTCTGCGTCACCCACTATTTCAACCCGGTGAAGGTGATGAAGCTGCTGGAGCTTGTACCCGACACCGATACAGACCCTGAGGTGATCGAGGCGCTCGCCGCCTTCAACCGCGCGCACCTGGGCAAGGGCGTCGTGTTCGCCAAGGACACGGTCAACTTCATCGGCAACCGGATCGGCTGCTTCTGGATGCTGTCGGGCCTGCACAAGGCGAAGGCTGCGCTGAAGGCCGGGCTGACTCAAGAGACGATCGACGCGCTGATGGGCCGGCCCGTGGGCCTGCCCTCGACCGGGCTCTACGGGCTGATCGACCTCATCGGCCTCGACATCATGGACCTGGTCGGAAAGAACCTCTCGGTCAACCTGCCGGAGGGCGACGCAGGCCGCGCCTTCACCGCCCTGCCCCATGCCGAGCAGGCGATGCTCGCGCGCGGGCAGCTCGGCCGCAAGACAGGCGCGGGCTTCTACCGCATGCTGAAGGCCGAGGACGGCAGCCGCCGGAAGGAGACCTTCGACCTCACGACCGAGACCTGGCGGGAGGCCGAGGACGCGGCACTCACGGCCCCCAACGACCATGCAGAAACGCTGCTGTTCGCCGAAACCGACGAGGGGCGGTTCGCCTGGGACCTGATGGGCGGCACGCTCGCCTATGCCGCGGACCTGGTGCCAGAGATATCCGACGACATCGTCAACATCGACCGGGCGATGCGCTGGGGCTTCTCCTGGGGCAAGGGGCCGTTCGAACTGATGGACGCCGTGGGACCTGCGAAGATCGCCGCGCGGATCGAGGCCGAGGGACGTCCCCTGCCCGCCATGCTGCAGGTGCTGAAGAACGAGGGCGGCGAAACCTTCTATGGCGACGGGGGGGCGTCCTTCCTCGGCCGTGATGGCGTGCGCCGTCCGGTCCCGCAGGAGTGA
- a CDS encoding invasion associated locus B family protein, which translates to MPVSPTSRIGARAATTLGALALAAALAMPAVPALAQTEATPAQPTPPQPNITRTEDFRDWKLVCGTPPGNAGAPEQCHLLQSVVVSETKRRILQAEVGDSQNGRILALTVPLGIYLPAGIEIAIDGGEKTRIPVDVCQPNGCAAALKLEGAMLNRLKNGSRAVITFQNIQMRPIDVPLSLLGFTAGFAQVK; encoded by the coding sequence ATGCCTGTCTCCCCCACCAGCCGCATTGGTGCGCGCGCCGCCACGACCCTCGGCGCGTTGGCGCTGGCCGCCGCGCTGGCAATGCCCGCAGTACCCGCCCTTGCGCAGACCGAGGCGACGCCCGCCCAGCCCACCCCGCCGCAGCCCAACATCACGCGGACGGAAGACTTCCGGGACTGGAAACTCGTGTGCGGGACACCGCCCGGCAATGCGGGCGCGCCGGAGCAATGCCACCTGCTGCAAAGCGTGGTGGTGAGCGAGACCAAGCGCCGCATCCTGCAGGCCGAGGTCGGCGACAGCCAGAACGGACGCATCCTCGCGCTGACCGTCCCGCTCGGGATCTACCTTCCCGCGGGAATCGAGATCGCGATCGACGGCGGCGAGAAGACGCGCATCCCCGTGGACGTGTGCCAGCCGAACGGGTGCGCGGCGGCGCTCAAGCTCGAAGGCGCGATGCTGAACCGGCTGAAGAACGGCTCCCGCGCCGTCATCACCTTCCAGAACATCCAGATGCGGCCGATCGACGTGCCGCTGTCGCTGCTGGGCTTCACCGCAGGCTTCGCGCAGGTGAAGTGA
- a CDS encoding acyl-CoA synthetase — translation MLPKAKTWDALQADFRWEIPAHYNIGADVSDKWAGTRRTALILTDDAGEETRRVSFAELSVMSNRLADILVRMGVARGDRIGILLPQALETAVSHVAAYKMGAVAVPLFTLFGGDALAYRLENSGARALVTDLENLPKIEEIRNRLPELETILVTDGEGALAPDAERRGIRPFWPTLARGYERFGAAPTTPNDPALIIYTSGTTGQPKGALHGHRVLLGHLPGVEMPHRLFPKRGDLFWTPADWAWIGGLIDVLLPALHHGVPVVAHRMRKFDPQRAVDMMAKLKVRNAFLPPTALKLMRAADAHNPELKLRSVGSGGEPLGEELVAWAKDRLGVTINEFYGQTECNLVVANNADLFPPKPGSMGKPVPGHRVAVIDTEGNELPPGEVGEIAVRRPDPVIFLGYWHNNAANTEKLRGPWWLTGDTGTVDEDGYFWFRGRADDVITSAGYRIGPAEIEECLMTHPAVAMAAAIGVPDPERTERIRAYIVLREGTHASDGLADEIRNHVRTRLAAHEYPREIRFVAELPMTATGKIMRRTLREAARNET, via the coding sequence ATGCTACCGAAAGCGAAAACCTGGGACGCACTGCAGGCGGATTTCCGGTGGGAGATCCCCGCGCACTACAACATCGGCGCGGACGTTTCTGACAAGTGGGCGGGCACCCGGCGCACGGCGCTGATCCTGACCGACGACGCAGGCGAGGAGACCCGCCGCGTCAGCTTCGCCGAACTTTCGGTCATGTCGAACCGGCTCGCCGATATCCTGGTGCGCATGGGCGTGGCACGCGGCGACCGGATCGGCATTCTGCTGCCGCAGGCGCTTGAAACGGCGGTGAGCCACGTTGCCGCCTACAAGATGGGCGCGGTGGCGGTGCCGCTGTTCACGCTGTTCGGCGGCGACGCGCTTGCCTATCGGCTGGAGAACTCCGGCGCGCGGGCGCTGGTTACCGACCTCGAGAACCTGCCCAAGATCGAGGAGATCCGCAACCGCCTGCCGGAGCTTGAGACGATCCTCGTGACCGACGGGGAGGGTGCGCTCGCCCCCGATGCGGAGCGCCGCGGCATCCGCCCCTTCTGGCCGACGCTGGCGCGCGGGTACGAGCGATTCGGCGCCGCGCCGACGACGCCGAACGACCCGGCGCTGATCATCTACACCTCCGGCACGACCGGCCAGCCCAAGGGCGCGCTGCACGGGCATCGGGTGCTGCTCGGCCACCTGCCGGGCGTGGAGATGCCGCACAGGCTCTTCCCGAAGCGCGGCGACCTGTTCTGGACGCCGGCCGACTGGGCCTGGATCGGCGGACTGATCGACGTGCTGCTGCCCGCGCTGCACCACGGCGTGCCCGTCGTTGCGCACCGCATGCGCAAGTTCGACCCGCAGCGCGCCGTCGACATGATGGCGAAGCTGAAGGTGCGCAACGCCTTTCTGCCGCCGACCGCGCTGAAGCTGATGCGCGCGGCCGACGCCCACAACCCGGAGCTGAAGCTGCGGTCCGTCGGCTCGGGCGGGGAACCGTTGGGCGAGGAGCTGGTCGCCTGGGCGAAGGATCGCCTCGGCGTCACGATCAACGAGTTCTACGGCCAGACCGAATGCAACCTCGTGGTCGCGAACAATGCGGACCTTTTCCCGCCGAAGCCTGGCTCCATGGGCAAGCCCGTTCCCGGCCACCGCGTCGCCGTGATCGACACCGAGGGCAACGAACTGCCGCCGGGCGAGGTGGGCGAGATCGCCGTGCGCCGCCCCGATCCGGTCATTTTCCTCGGCTACTGGCACAACAATGCCGCCAATACGGAGAAGCTGCGCGGCCCCTGGTGGCTGACGGGCGATACCGGGACGGTTGACGAGGACGGCTATTTCTGGTTCCGCGGGCGGGCAGACGACGTGATCACCAGCGCCGGATACCGGATCGGCCCGGCGGAGATCGAGGAGTGTCTGATGACCCATCCGGCCGTCGCCATGGCCGCGGCGATCGGCGTGCCCGACCCGGAACGCACGGAGCGCATCCGCGCCTACATCGTGCTGCGCGAGGGCACGCACGCCAGCGACGGCCTCGCCGACGAGATCCGCAACCACGTCCGCACGCGGCTGGCCGCACACGAATATCCGCGCGAAATCCGCTTCGTCGCGGAGTTGCCAATGACCGCCACGGGCAAGATCATGCGGCGCACGTTGCGCGAGGCCGCCCGTAACGAAACCTGA